In Streptomyces camelliae, the sequence TTCCGGCCGGGACCCGGACCAACGACCCCGCTCAGCGCACCGTCACCGTAGCCAGAGAGTTCCTCGGCCACACCCGGATGAACCGCTGGGGCGTCGTCGGGGTGGCGCACTGGTTCGTGGCGATCGGCTTCTACACGCTGCTGCTGACGATCGTCAACGCCATCGGCCAGCTCTTCAAGGCCGACTGGATCCTGCCGGTCATCGGCGACTGGACGCCGTACAACGTCTTCGTCGAGTTCATCGGCACGACGACGGTGCTCGGCATCGCGGTCCTGGTCGTGATCCGCCAGCTGAGCAGGTCGGACAAGCCGGGCCGCAAGTCCCGCTTCGCCGGCTCCAACTGGGGTCAGGCGTACTTCGTCGAGACCGTCATCCTCATCGTCGGCGTCTGCATCTTCATGCTGCACGCCCTTGAGGGCGCCCAGCACCACGTCGACGGCTACGAGGCCTCGTTCTTCATCTCGTACCCGGTCGTGTCGTGGCTGAAGGGCATGGACGTCTCCACCCTCCAGAACCTCACCTACTTCTTCGCCGGCCTGAAGATCGCGACGTCGTTCATCTGGATGATCGTGGTCGCCCTGAAGACCGACATGGGCGTGGCCTGGCACCGCTTCCTGGCCTTCCCCAACATCTGGTTCAAGCGCAACGCCACCGGCGAGACCTCCCTGGGCGCCCTGCTCCCGATGACCTCCGGCGGCAAGCCGATCAACTTCGAGGACCCGGGCGAGGACGACGTCTTCGGCGTCTCCCAGGTCGAGCAGTTCTCCTGGAAGGGCCTGCTGGACTTCTCCACCTGCACCGAGTGCGGCCGCTGCCAGTCCCAGTGCCCGGCCTGGAACACCGGCAAGCCGCTCTCCCCCAAGCTCCTCATCATGTCCCTGCGGGACAACGCCCACGCCAAGGCGCCGTACCTGCTGGCCGGCGGCGGCAAGACGGCGGAGGGCGAGGAGAAGGCGTCCGAGGAGCAGCTCGCCGGTGTGCCCGCCGCCGCTCTGGTCGAGGCCGAGCGGCCGCTGATCGGCACCGCCGAGGAGAACGGCGTCATCGACCCGGACGTGCTGTGGTCCTGCACCACCTGCGGCGCCTGCGTCGAGCAGTGCCCGGTGGACATCGAGCACGTCGACCACATCGTCGACATGCGCCGCTACCAGGTCATGATCGAGTCCGCGTTCCCCTCCGAGGCGGGCACGATGCTCAAGAACCTGGAGAAGAAGGGCAACCCCTGGGGCCTGGCCAAGAAGCAGCGCCTGGAGTGGACCAAGGAGGTCGACTTCGAGGTCCCCGTCGTCGGCAAGGACATCGAGGACCTCTCCGAGGTCGAGTACCTGTACTGGGTCGGCTGCGCGGGCGCGCTGGAGGACCGCGCCAAGAAGACGACGAAGGCCTTCGCGGAGCTCCTCCACATCGCGGGCGTGAAGTTCGCCATCATGGGCGGCGACGAGAAGTGCACCGGTGACTCGGCGCGGCGGCTGGGCAACGAGCCGCTGTTCCAGGAGCTCGGCATGGAGAACGTCGCCGCGCTGAACATGGCCTTCGGCGAGGAGACCGACGAGGACGGCAACGTCACGCCGGAGTCGAAGAAGCCGAAGTCGGCCAAGAAGATCGTCGCCACCTGCCCGCACTGCCTCAACACCATCGGCAACGAGTACCCCCAGCTCGGCGGCGACTACGAGGTCATCCACCACACCCAGCTGCTCCAGCACCTGGTCGACGAGGGCAAGCTCATCCCCGTCACCCCGGTCGAGGGCATCATCACCTACCACGACCCCTGCTACCTCGGCCGCCACAACAAGATCTACACGCCCCCGCGCGAGATCATCGGCAAGGTCCCCGGCCTGCGCAACGAGGAGATGCACCGCCACAAGGAACGCGGCTTCTGCTGCGGCGCCGGCGGCGCGCGGATGTGGATGGAAGAGCGCATCGGCAAGCGCATCAA encodes:
- a CDS encoding (Fe-S)-binding protein, coding for MQLAAIIVSLVLIVVGVALFGRALLQIYRFMRMGQPVPAGTRTNDPAQRTVTVAREFLGHTRMNRWGVVGVAHWFVAIGFYTLLLTIVNAIGQLFKADWILPVIGDWTPYNVFVEFIGTTTVLGIAVLVVIRQLSRSDKPGRKSRFAGSNWGQAYFVETVILIVGVCIFMLHALEGAQHHVDGYEASFFISYPVVSWLKGMDVSTLQNLTYFFAGLKIATSFIWMIVVALKTDMGVAWHRFLAFPNIWFKRNATGETSLGALLPMTSGGKPINFEDPGEDDVFGVSQVEQFSWKGLLDFSTCTECGRCQSQCPAWNTGKPLSPKLLIMSLRDNAHAKAPYLLAGGGKTAEGEEKASEEQLAGVPAAALVEAERPLIGTAEENGVIDPDVLWSCTTCGACVEQCPVDIEHVDHIVDMRRYQVMIESAFPSEAGTMLKNLEKKGNPWGLAKKQRLEWTKEVDFEVPVVGKDIEDLSEVEYLYWVGCAGALEDRAKKTTKAFAELLHIAGVKFAIMGGDEKCTGDSARRLGNEPLFQELGMENVAALNMAFGEETDEDGNVTPESKKPKSAKKIVATCPHCLNTIGNEYPQLGGDYEVIHHTQLLQHLVDEGKLIPVTPVEGIITYHDPCYLGRHNKIYTPPREIIGKVPGLRNEEMHRHKERGFCCGAGGARMWMEERIGKRINNERVDEALSLNPDIVSTACPFCLVMLTDSVNGKKNEGKAKESIQVVDVAQLLLDSVKTPVDPAGEAESEREPEPEPVK